The proteins below are encoded in one region of Oncorhynchus keta strain PuntledgeMale-10-30-2019 unplaced genomic scaffold, Oket_V2 Un_contig_6897_pilon_pilon, whole genome shotgun sequence:
- the LOC127926123 gene encoding trace amine-associated receptor 6-like, whose amino-acid sequence MEKYEDVQYCFQDGDSSCRKAFLSTSIYITLYIFFSLISAVTVFLNLLVIISISHFKQLHTPTNLLILSLAVSDLLVGLIVIPVMTVATMESCWGFGEYFCAFQFFITFLCTSLSLGNLVLISIDRYVAICDPLLYHSKITITGTICCISITWCCCIIYDAVVIQNFVNVQTPSRCLTECVVVEGITWVNIISVVFIMVVPCSIIITLYMNIFVVARSQARKVFSKETNSESGVKTVQANKSERKAAKTLAIVVFNYLLSWIPSLFIYFVFAVTGDHLISYFTSYLAFVNSLINPIIYAFFYPWFKVTAKLILTLKITRL is encoded by the coding sequence ATGGAGAAATATGAAGATGTTCAATACTGTTTTCAAGACGGAGACTCTTCTTGCAGAAAGGCTTTTCTATCGACATCGATCTACATAACACTGTACATCTTCTTCTCATTGATTTCAGCAGTTACAGTATTTTTGAACCTACTGGTGatcatctccatctctcacttCAAGCAGCTCCACACTCCAACCAACCTGCTcatcctctctctggctgtgtcaGATCTCCTGGTGGGACTGATTGTGATACCAGTAATGACTGTAGCAACAATGGAATCATGCTGGGGTTTTGGCGAATATTTCTGTGCGTTTCAATTCTTCATTACTTTTTTATGTACTTCTTTATCTCTGGGCAATTTGGTCTTGATATCTATTGACCGCTATGTTGCTATATGTGATCCCTTATTGTACCActctaaaataacaataacaggaACTATCTGTTGTATATCCATTACCTGGTGTTGTTGTATCATATACGATGCTGTTGTTATACAAAACTTTGTAAATGTGCAGACACCCAGTAGGTGTTTAACAGAATGTGTTGTTGTTGAAGGAATAACATGGGTTAATATAATTTCCGTTGTTTTTATAATGGTTGTCCCGTGCTCTATTATTATAACACTTTATATGAACATCTTTGTGGTGGCCAGATCACAGGCCAGAAAGGTATTTTCAAAAGAGACCAACAGTGAGTCTGGTGTTAAAACTGTACAGGCAAATAAGTCTGAGAGAAAAGCAGCAAAAACTCTAGCTATTGTTGTTTTCAACTATCTCCTTTCTTGGATTCCATCTCTATTTATTTACTTTGTTTTTGCTGTTACAGGTGATCATTTAATATCATATTTCACTAGTTATCTGGCATTTGTTAATTCCTTAATTAATCCAATAATTTATGCTTTCTTTTATCCATGGTTCAAAGTGACAGCTAAACTTATTTTAACTTTGAAGATAACACGTTTATAG